A genomic region of Fusarium oxysporum Fo47 chromosome VI, complete sequence contains the following coding sequences:
- a CDS encoding pyridoxal phosphate-dependent transferase, with amino-acid sequence MRLTSENINQRVVAAKYAVRGELAVKSEEYRAKIAKGDTGDLPFKQVISANIGNPQQLDQKPITFFRQVASLLENPLLLQNEEALAKHFGYQTDVIERAKFLLSKIGSVGAYSASTGVPAIRDSIAQFIERRDGFPADPDHIYLSAGASSGVNTLLNVICASPKTGILIPIPQYPLYTATLSLLDATAVPYLLDEHKNWGTDVDTIRASYEKAKADGIDVRCIVIINPGNPTGASLPEEDIRAVLEFANKENLVVMADEVYQTNVFVGKFHSFKAVLRTLEKENPGKFDGLELASLHSVSKGMVGECGHRGGYFELVNFDAEVEANIYKFISIMLCAPVIGQCIVELMVNPPKPGEPSHELYKKEYDGIFTGLQERATALHKAFSQMEGVECAEPQGSMYLFPTINLPEKAAEAAKAEGRSPDEFYCMRLLEATGICVVPGSGFGQKEGTLHFRTTFLAPGTEWVGSIVKFHKEFLEKYR; translated from the exons ATGAGATTGACTTCAGAGAACATCAACCAGCGAGTCGTCGCTGCCAAGTACGCCGTTCGTGGTGAACTTGCTGTCAAGTCCGAGGAATACCGAGCCAAGATCGCAAAGGGCGATACCGGCGATCTCCCCTTCAAACAGGTTATTTCTGCAAACATTGGCAACCCTCAGCAGCTCGACCAGAAGCCCATCACCTTCTTCCGCCAGGTCGCCAGTCTTCTCGAGAACCCTCTACTACTTCAGAACGAGGAGGCCCTCGCCAAGCACTTTGGCTACCAGACCGATGTGATCGAGCGCGCCAAGTTCCTCCTGAGCAAGATCGGCTCCGTTGGTGCCTACAGTGCTAGCACTGGTGTTCCTGCTATCCGCGATAGCATCGCCCAGTTTATTGAGC GTCGCGATGGCTTCCCTGCAGATCCCGATCACATCTACCTGTCCGCCGGTGCCTCCTCTGGTGTCAACACCCTTCTCAACGTCATCTGCGCCTCTCCTAAAACCGGCATTCTTATTCCAATTCCTCAGTACCCTCTTTATACTGCCACTCTCTCCCTCTTGGACGCCACCGCTGTTCCTTACCTCCTTGACGAGCATAAGAACTGGGGTACCGACGTCGACACCATCCGTGCCTCATACgaaaaggccaaggctgaCGGCATTGACGTTCGATGCATTGTTATTATCAACCCCGGTAACCCTACCGGTGCCTCTCTTCCCGAGGAGGACATTCGTGCTGTCCTTGAGTTCGCCAACAAGGAGAACCTAGTTGTTATGGCCGACGAGGTCTACCAGACAAATGTCTTTGTCGGCAAGTTCCACAGTTTCAAGGCTGTCCTCCGCACccttgagaaggagaaccCCGGCAAGTTTGACGGCCTCGAGCTCGCCTCTCTTCACAGTGTCTCCAAGGGCATGGTTGGTGAGTGTGGTCACCGCGGAGGTTACTTTGAGCTTGTCAACTTCgatgctgaggttgaggccaACATCTACAAGTTCATTTCCATCATGCTCTGCGCCCCTGTTATTGGTCAGTGCATCGTGGAGTTGATGGTCAACCCTCCCAAGCCGGGCGAGCCCTCACACGAGCTTTACAAGAAAGAGTACGATGGCATCTTCACCGGTCTTCAAGAGCGTGCTACCGCCCTTCACAAGGCTTTCTCTCAGATGGAAGGAGTTGAGTGCGCTGAACCCCAAGGTTCCATGTACCTCTTCCCCACCATCAACCTGCCCGAGAAGGCCGCCGAGGCTGCCAAGGCAGAGGGTCGAAGCCCAGATGAGTTCTACTGCATGCGTCTCCTCGAGGCCACTGGTATCTGTGTCGTTCCCGG
- a CDS encoding ribosome biosynthesis protein ENP2 codes for MKLSNPGTVPVYTISGASSARPLPDWLARRRKRSLKDDAEYQNRVELLQDFEFEEASNCIRVSEDGDWIMSTGTYKPQIHVHNLPQLSLSFARHTNSLNHSFELLSTDYSKSLHLQTDRRLEFHTPMGCHYEVRLPRYGRALVYDRQSTEALVPAVGLDSDGKGEVFRLNLELGRFMKSYQVDVGGDDELTGGGLQGGIGVGSVNTAAIAENTHNLLAFGTSIGTVEFWDPRSKSRVALLGGHEGEVTALDFSPSGLSIVTGASSGMMQIFDLRRPVPLMKKDQGYGFPVHKLMHMTTASQEKKILSADKRIIKLWDEETGDPWTSVEPIVDINDVAWCKNTGMIMTANEGKQQHAFFVPQLGPAPKWCSFLDNMVEEMAEEVHTETYDNYKFLTLPELKQLSLSHLIGKTNLLRPYMHGYFVASKLYEQARLIANPYVWEEERTKRIKDKVEKERASRIRGTKKVKVNQKMVDKILKKQENRAEVDTNVGVLGDSRFSKMFEDEAFQVDETTGEFRALNPSTAVGQQADSKAPARYQGKDSDDDASSDEDMDKTVPAPRRKTKEEDVVMHVSSTSNQGRAVKDTALGSRQQKSGRTHQARGEVVGERQVSFIPESRRKQKKREEELPAEPRDKRTGAARRSASGNTFRRI; via the coding sequence ATGAAGCTTTCAAATCCGGGAACCGTTCCCGTATACACAATTTCGGGCGCATCTAGTGCCCGACCTCTGCCCGACTGGCTTGCGCGACGCAGAAAGCGAAGTTTGAAGGACGATGCCGAATACCAGAATCGTGTCGAGCTTCTGCAAGATTTCGAGTTCGAAGAGGCTAGTAACTGCATCCGGGTCAGTGAAGATGGCGACTGGATCATGAGCACAGGCACATACAAGCCGCAGATTCATGTTCATAACCTACCTCAGCTGTCGCTGTCTTTCGCTCGTCATACCAACTCCCTCAACCACTCATTTGAGCTCCTGTCAACCGATTACTCCAAATCCCTTCACCTTCAAACCGATCGCCGCCTCGAATTCCACACTCCCATGGGCTGCCATTACGAAGTCCGTCTTCCCAGATATGGCCGAGCTCTTGTCTACGACCGGCAATCTACCGAGGCTCTTGTACCAGCGGTCGGCTTGGATAGCGATGGTAAGGGCGAGGTGTTCCGcctcaaccttgagcttggacgCTTCATGAAGTCGTATCAGGTCGATGTTGGTGGTGACGATGAACTTACTGGGGGCGGTTTACAAGGAGGTATCGGGGTTGGTAGCGTCAACACGGCTGCTATCGCAGAGAATACTCATAACTTGCTCGCTTTCGGAACTTCAATAGGAACAGTTGAGTTTTGGGACCCCCGATCCAAGTCCAGGGTCGCCTTGCTAGGAGGCCACGAAGGTGAAGTTACAGCATTGGACTTCAGCCCTTCAGGCCTTTCTATTGTTACCGGCGCTTCGAGTGGCATGATGCAGATTTTCGATCTACGACGACCCGTGCCTCTCATGAAGAAGGATCAAGGATATGGTTTCCCTGTGCACAAGCTCATGCATATGACAACGGCATcacaagaaaagaaaatcCTGTCGGCGGATAAGCGCATCATCAAGCTATGGGATGAGGAGACAGGAGATCCTTGGACGTCCGTGGAGCCAATAGTGGACATCAACGACGTTGCATGGTGCAAGAACACTGGTATGATCATGACGGCCAATGAAGGCAAGCAACAACATGCGTTCTTCGTTCCCCAACTAGGTCCTGCTCCTAAATGGTGCTCATTCTTGGACAACATGGTCGAAGAAATGGCGGAAGAGGTGCACACCGAAACATACGACAATTACAAGTTCTTGACACTACCCGAACTGAAGCAGCTGAGCTTGTCCCACCTGATTGGAAAGACCAACTTGCTCCGACCTTACATGCACGGATACTTTGTGGCATCCAAGCTGTACGAGCAGGCTAGGTTGATTGCCAACCCATATGTCtgggaagaggagaggacGAAGCGTATCAAGGATAAGGTCGAGAAGGAACGTGCAAGCAGAATCAGAGGTACtaagaaggtcaaggtcaaccagaagatggtggacaagattctcaagaagcaggaGAACAGAGCTGAGGTTGACACCAATGTTGGTGTTCTTGGTGATTCCCGTTTCAGCAAGATGTTCGAGGATGAAGCCTTCCAGGTGGATGAGACCACTGGAGAGTTCCGTGCTCTCAACCCAAGCACTGCGGTGGGACAGCAGGCCGATTCGAAGGCCCCGGCCCGTTATCAGGGTAAGGACTCTGACGATGATGCGTCCAGTGATGAAGATATGGACAAGACAGTCCCCGCACCAAGGCGaaagaccaaggaggaagacgtTGTCATGCATGTGTCATCAACCAGCAACCAGGGACGGGCTGTCAAGGACACGGCGCTTGGCTCGAGACAGCAGAAGTCGGGGCGCACTCACCAAGCCCGAGGAGAGGTTGTTGGTGAGCGTCAAGTGTCCTTCATTCCAGAGTCAAGGAGAAagcaaaagaagagagaggaggaGCTGCCCGCTGAACCTCGGGACAAGCGAACTGGAGCTGCTCGACGCAGCGCCAGTGGCAACACGTTTAGACGGATCTAA
- a CDS encoding mediator complex subunit 13 C-terminal-domain-containing protein produces METSEYETNTLSINNIASITFRIYEPPPDQSHGFQSSALEIQSSLRDQGKLVSYDADRVGIWIFQIVSKDGTSKAVNSAPGSSLEASGYTLGMVEEGNLEPVALQKSRIPGNTTQNAPNNTASTASPAEANSRNPLISPTQVAGGALPEGVSQSSAQVTDMRTTQPVPKIIYEQFIVAVISSIGFAFCSRSMAIPLNYRTMLIPPLLADANERERGSLQADPVVGTFKTYLTTTGSLVVSLTFSYCKNLATVEDVLTGDSSSPSSSVLAAPYGVFATKQNFANGDGSDRSLAQTPNTQALSVRSVPDTNDSQWKHSCLKALEYCGLSPSQFKASPWVNLLISKPTSQDADGESKRSRATVPWPGSLCFRKKPMEMSTTHRVGDTMLSGHEECHDPLGDARGWFAGASEREERISKRKAERMYAVTREVNGANPLAQNLNGQSPLTMRRPSTAAAGVMYPTPPDAIQQHIGITPSIDGAISSPNNPPPTLAVVDADMTMPTATPMADAENDAWGGQHEQKRERSDSNAMGDSDDVMNDLGEDVFGDHDVTEDDFNFFDGPDGNDLDMDMPDLQPAPTTPAPQVMPPPVLSHPEPHKAIQPQPEVKPKPKTNDSVFAKPELKHARSSLNDELNRRIKVERPDTTKRGSSPFDPATVFKRVRASLSSPTKDDFAVQPPRRKSSVFEKVEFDPKIPLINKKYEHGGAFDFSKDQSNGDSRPSAHNLSRDEYLEGQGKLKQTSKSLLGNSLIRSLTGIDASTTHASPQRLNGHDWISEESDLESDGDDISSVSGGPVSPVKSSIKRTVVDDDALSQATTSRETELLDDVTDEQLAIELPKLSKTESPEMLLHRFFLDPEPLNVDVGLSNHDFVEIAQIITEQAATGRLEIGIEHKAESSVSLATMRSHELSIARNSLQLLHDAIPSNLGTPTAVRLKGLLEIQDLPLVGQPSRLQPRPIPGRDPNVEQLRANNLYQIPVPHLEVRRSETKLSVLPSSMSFWEGLGLSPSWGTKDISALCIFPGWKGMSDHVESFLSRLKSVYESLKLGTLNNLPLSGDWDDGVLPYEVDRISTSPDATVTGHGSALVESMEVLRSSLSELKSKDKNLVIYFVYSPDNPASIIEACTAFYRCFDEYSDLLAARRESPQNELVLQLVSLDMISSTTSLVVPTPAEMIKLCIETYDRCTLFLDTEFGGPTPAPAVMLEQPPPRMIDFKLTTSPSQSLMHENSCLHVGYAESLDGRWITAAWTDNRGQRQATTSYSITRSRTPDRSVSHHKAAIIAEIWATTLTMISIWKVHWRVIITKSGAMDQKEVEWWQAASTLDDKHSFTMILMSVDTNPSLQLVPPIVKIPHAATSAFYSTPVSTPQANIVSPEQTTTPATPMRDASTLAATPTAEGAAEAEADSFLIDATDQTWGAIVGHRLCNSTTLLEVRPALASGYLIKRTGIKLEDPPVVMEVNLVHTEATPRAYEPLLREMLCYFRGLGTLARARGVVDREMDVRPWHIAAAEKGVRALHLLL; encoded by the exons ATGGAGACCAGTGAATATGAGACGAATACCTTGTCGATA AACAACATCGCGTCGATAACCTTTCGCATCTACGAGCCTCCTCCCGACCAATCGCATGGCTTCCAATCCTCCGCTCTCGAGATTCAAAGTTCTCTTCGCGACCAAGGAAAGCTTGTTTCGTATGACGCCGACCGAGTAGGAATATGGATATTTCAAATCGTCAGCAAAGACGGGACGAGCAAGGCCGTCAATTCTGCCCCGGGATCTAGCCTGGAAGCTTCCGGCTACACATTAGGGATGGTTGAGGAGGGTAACCTTGAACCTGTAGCTTTGCAGAAGAGCCGCATTCCGGGAAACACTACTCAAAATGCCCCGAACAACACAGCTTCTACCGCATCTCCCGCCGAGGCAAATAGTCGTAACCCTTTGATCTCACCGACTCAGGTCGCTGGGGGGGCTTTGCCTGAAGGAGTGTCTCAATCTTCAGCTCAGGTTACCGACATGAGGACGACGCAGCCAGTACCAAAGATCATCTACGAACAGTTCATAGTCGCAGTCATTTCCTCGATAGGTTTCGCTTTCTGTAGTCGGTCTATGGCCATACCTCTGAACTACAGGACAATGTTGATTCCACCTTTGCTAGCCGATGCGAATGAACGCGAAAGGGGCTCCTTGCAAGCCGATCCCGTCGTTGGCACATTCAAGACATATCTCACTACTACGGGCTCTCTTGTTGTCAGTCTTACTTTCTCTTACTGTAAGAACCTGGCGACAGTGGAAGATGTTCTCACAGGTGATTCCTCTTCGCCAAGTAGCTCGGTGCTGGCTGCCCCCTATGGAGTTTTTGCAACAAAGCAGAATTTTGCCAACGGGGATGGTTCGGATCGAAGCCTAGCACAGACACCGAATACGCAAGCTTTGAGTGTGAGAAGTGTCCCAGACACAAACGATTCGCAATGGAAGCACTCATGCCTCAAAGCACTCGAATATTGTGGACTCAGCCCATCTCAATTCAAGGCGAGCCCCTGGGTTAACCTTCTCATTTCTAAGCCGACTTCGCAAGATGCAGACGGGGAATCTAAGCGATCACGGGCAACAGTTCCCTGGCCAGGATCGCTCTGCTTTCGAAAGAAGCCAATGGAAATGTCAACGACTCACCGTGTTGGCGACACGATGCTCAGTGGCCACGAGGAATGCCACGATCCCTTAGGAGATGCTCGTGGATGGTTCGCCGGTGCGTCAGAAAGGGAAGAGAGAATCTCCAAACGCAAAGCTGAGCGAATGTATGCTGTCACTAGAGAAGTTAATGGTGCGAACCCCCTAGCTCAAAACCTCAATGGGCAGTCTCCCTTGACCATGAGGCGACCTAGCACAGCTGCCGCTGGTGTCATGTATCCAACACCCCCCGACGCAATTCAGCAACACATCGGCATTACCCCTTCCATAGATGGAGCGATCTCAAGTCCTAATAACCCGCCCCCAACCCTTGcagttgttgatgctgatatgACGATGCCAACAGCGACACCgatggctgatgctgagaatgACGCCTGGGGAGGCCAGCACGAACAAAAGAGAGAACGAAGCGACAGCAACGCAATGGGCGATTCTGACGATGTAATGAACGACTTGGGTGAGGATGTGTTCGGGGATCACGATGTAACAGAGGATGACTTTAATTTCTTTGATGGCCCTGACGGCAACGATCTGGACATGGACATGCCGGATTTGCAACCAGCTCCTACTACACCTGCGCCCCAGGTAATGCCTCCGCCGGTGCTATCGCATCCGGAGCCTCACAAAGCCATACAGCCGCAACCTGAGGTCAAACCAAAACCAAAGACTAATGATTCTGTCTTTGCTAAGCCAGAACTGAAGCATGCCAGGAGCTCGCTCAATGATGAACTTAATCGCAGAATCAAAGTTGAGCGACCAGATACTACCAAGCGAGGGTCCAGTCCATTTGACCCTGCTACTGTGTTCAAGCGAGTACGGGCCTCATTGTCCAGCCCTACCAAGGATGATTTTGCTGTTCAGCCACCCCGGAGAAAGAGTAGTGTTTTTGAAAAGGTCGAGTTTGACCCTAAAATCCCCCTGATTAACAAAAAGTATGAACATGGTGGTGCATTCGACTTTTCAAAGGACCAGAGTAATGGAGATTCGAGGCCGAGTGCCCATAATCTTTCTCGAGATGAGTATCTCGAAGGGCAAGGAAAGCTGAAACAGACATCCAAATCACTTCTTGGAAACTCTCTCATTAGAAGTTTGACTGGTATTGATGCATCTACTACCCATGCAAGCCCCCAGAGACTGAATGGGCATGACTGGATCTCTGAAGAGAGTGATCTCGAGTCAGATGGAGATGACATAAGTTCGGTTTCTGGTGGTCCAGTTTCTCCCGTTAAGTCCAGTATTAAACGAACCGTcgtggatgatgatgctcttTCACAAGCTACAACTTCTAGAGAGACAGAACTGCTAGATGATGTCACTGATGAGCAACTTGCGATCGAGCTCCCAAAACTCTCCAAAACAGAATCGCCAGAAATGCTGCTACACCGTTTCTTTTTGGACCCAGAGCCACTTAACGTGGACGTAGGTCTTTCCAACCACGACTTTGTGGAGATTGCGCAAATCATCACCGAACAGGCTGCTACCGGGCGACTTGAAATCGGCATCGAGCATAAGGCTGAGTCGTCTGTCTCCCTTGCGACTATGAGGAGCCATGAGCTCAGTATCGCCCGGAACTCCTTacaacttcttcatgatGCCATTCCCTCGAATTTGGGTACCCCCACGGCTGTGCGATTGAAAGGGCTGCTGGAAATTCAGGACCTCCCCCTTGTAGGACAACCGAGCCGTCTCCAGCCCAGACCAATTCCAGGCAGAGATCCCAACGTTGAGCAATTGCGCGCAAACAATCTATACCAGATTCCTGTACCTCACTTGGAAGTGCGCAGATCAGAAACGAAACTCTCAGTACTTCCATCATCAATGTCTTTCTGGGAAGGTCTCGGGCTGTCACCTTCGTGGGGGACAAAGGATATCTCCGCTCTTTGCATCTTTCCAGGCTGGAAGGGGATGTCAGACCATGTTGAAAGTTTCCTCAGCCGCTTAAAGAGTGTATATGAATCCTTGAAACTTGGCACTCTCAACAACCTGCCGTTGTCTGGAGACTGGGACGATGGTGTCTTGCCATATGAGGTTGATAGGATCTCGACTTCACCTGACGCAACCGTAACTGGTCATGGCTCTGCTCTTGTGGAAAGCATGGAAGTGCTCCGAAGCTCTCTATCAGAGTTGAAGTCCAAAGACAAGAATCTGGTCATTTACTTTGTTTACTCACCAGATAACCCGGCTTCCATCATCGAGGCCTGCACGGCTTTCTACCGCTGCTTCGATGAGTATAGCGACCTCCTAGCAGCTCGTCGAGAATCTCCACAGAACGAGCTAGTGCTGCAGCTTGTTTCATTAGATATGATCTCTTCCACGACATCGCTAGTCGTCCCGACTCCCGCGGAAATGATCAAGCTCTGCATAGAGACGTATGATAGGTGCACCTTGTTTTTGGACACCGAATTCGGTGGTCCTACACCTGCACCGGCAGTTATGCTCGAACAGCCTCCACCTCGAATGATTGACTTCAAGCTTACAACGTCGCCTTCTCAGTCCCTTATGCATGAGAATTCCTGCTTACATGTTGGATATGCTGAAAGTCTTGATGGCCGATGGATTACAGCTGCATGGACCGACAACCGTGGACAACGACAAGCGACCACGTCCTATTCAATTACTCGGAGCAGAACACCGGATCGTTCCGTCTCCCACCACAAGGCCGCCATCATAGCCGAGATCTGGGCGACTACGTTGACCATGATATCAATCTGGAAAGTTCATTGGCGAGTGATCATCACCAAGTCTGGGGCAATGGACCAGAAAGAGGTGGAATGGTGGCAAGCAGCCTCAACGCTAGACGACAAGCACTCATTCACCATGATTCTCATGTCCGTCGATACCAATCCATCTTTGCAACTGGTCCCGCCGATCGTGAAGATTCCTCATGCGGCAACCTCGGCGTTCTACTCAACACCAGTATCCACGCCCCAGGCTAATATTGTTTCGCCGGAGCAAACCACGACGCCGGCAACGCCTATGCGTGATGCTAGCACATTAGCTGCTACACCGACTGCCGAGGGTGCTGCAGAAGCAGAGGCCGATTCCTTCCTGATTGATGCTACTGATCAGACATGGGGTGCCATCGTCGGACATCGACTCTGCAACTCCACTACGTTACTGGAAGTGAGACCGGCACTTGCCAGTGGGTATTTGATTAAAAGAACAGGAATAAAGCTTGAAGACCCCCCAGTCGTGATGGAGGTCAATCTTGTTCACACAGAGGCTACGCCTAGGGCGTACGAGCCTCTTCTAAGAGAAATGTTGTGCTATTTTCGGGGTCTCGGAACCTTAGCCAGAGCACGAGGTGTTGTAGACCGCGAGATGGATGTTCGACCTTGGCATATTGCAGCGGCAGAGAAGGGCGTGCGGGCGCTGCATCTACTGTTATGA